The stretch of DNA GTCGGCACCACCGGGATGCCGCGGTACTGGTGCAGCTTTCCCCGCAGCCTGCCGATGGAGAGGTCGGTGCCCAGCAGCGTCTGCGCGGCGAAGGTGCCGAAGGCCACGATCACGCGCGGCGCCACCAGCTCCACCTGCTTCAGCAGATACGGGCTGCACGCCTCCACCTCGTCCGGAAGCGGGTTCCGGTTTCCCGGCGGGCGGCACTTCAGCGTATTGCAGATGTAGACGGCCTCGCGCTCGAACCCGGCGGTCATCAGCAGCAGGTCGAGGAGCTTCCCGGCCTTCCCCACGAAGGGGCGGCCCTGGCGGTCCTCGTTCTCCCCCGGCGCCTCGCCCACGGCCATCAGCTGCGCCGTCTCGCTCCCCTCGCCGAAGACCACGCGGGTGCGCGTCTCCGCCAGCCGGCAGCGCGGGCACCCCAGCGACACCTCGCGCACCGCGCCCAGCACCGGCAGCGCCGCGATCTCCTCCGCCGACACGCCGCGGGACGGGGCGTCGCGCGCGGGGCGCATCGGCGTCTCGCCCGGCGGCTGCGCGCCCGCGCGGACGTGCACCTGCGCATCGGCCGGGCGCGGGTCGCGAGGAGGGATGGCCGCGGGGGCATCGGGACGGGCGCCGGGCCGGGCCGCGGCGGGCACTCCCCCGCCCGTCCCCCGTCCCCCGTCCCCGGCACCAGTCCGCAGCATCTCCCGCAGCTCGCCGGCGGAGTGGCGGTCCAGCACCAGCTCGTCGTCTCCCAGCTCCGCGCGCTGGCGCAGGTAGCTGCGAAGGAGGTCGCGGGCGTCGCTCACCGCGCGCGCTTCGCCTGGAGGATGGCCTCCACGCGGTCCAGGATGCGGTCGGCCACCTCGCCCTTGCTCATCAGCGGCAGCGACTCGTCGTCGCGTCCCGGCTCGAGGAACGTCACGCGGTTCGTCACCACCTCGAAGCCGGCGCCGGGCTCGCGGGCGTCGTTGACGACGAGAAGATCCAACCCCTTCCTCTCCAGCTTGCGGCGGCCGTTCGCCACCACGTCCTGCGTCTCCAGCGCGAAGCCGACGACCACGGCACCGGCGGGGCGCAGATCGCGTGTTTCCCGCAGCACGTCCGGCGTCCGCTCCAGCTCGATCACCGGAACGCCGCCGCTCTCCTTCTTGATCTTCTCCCCCGCGGGATCGGAGGGGCGGAAGTCGGCGACGGCCGCAGCCATCACCAGCGCATCGGCGTTCGGGAGATGGGCCGCCACGGCGCCCCGCATCTCCTCCGCCGTCTCCACCCGGGTCACCACGGGGCCCACGGGAGCAAGGAGATGGGAAGGCCCGGAGACGAGATGGACGTCCGCGCCGCGCCGCCACGCCGCGGCGGCGATCTCGTACCCCATCCGCCCCGACGAGCGGTTGCCGACGTAGCGCACGGGGTCGATGGGCTCGCGCGTGGGCCCGGCGGTGACGACGATCCGCACACCGTCGAGCGACGGGGATTCGAGCGCGCGGCCTGCGTGCGCCAGGATCTCGTCGGGCTCCAGCATCCGCCCCGGTCCCTCGCCCTCGCCCCATGCCAGCGGGCCCGTGGCCGGGCCGGCGAGCGTGTAGCCGATCTCCCGCAGCCGCAGCAGGTTGTCCTGCGTGGCGCGGTGGGCGTACATGCGGTCGTTCATGGCCGGGCAGAGCACCACGGGCGCCGGCGTGGCGAGGAGAATGGCGGTCAAGAGATCGTCCGCCATCCCGTGCGCCCCGCGCGCCAGGAAGTTGGCCGTCGCCGGCGCGACCAGCACGAGATCGGCCTCGCGCGCCAGGCGGATGTGGAGATTGGGATCGCCGTCGGGATAGAGCGAGGTGTGCGCGGCGCGGCCGGTGAGCGCCTCGAAGGTGAGCGGCCGCACGAACTCGCGCGCGCCCGCCGTGAGCACCACGTCCACGGCGGCGCCGGCCAGCGCCAGGTCGCGCGCCAGCTGGACCGCCTTGTACGCCGCGATCCCTCCCGTCACCCCCAGCAGCACGCGGCGCCCCGCGAAGGGACGCCGCGGCTCGCGCCGGCCGGCCACCGGCGCCTTACAGCGAGTCGGGGCGGCGGCGCTTGACCAGCCGGTGCTCGGTGGTCCCGGCGCGCACCTGCTCCAGCGCCACGGTGGTGAGCTTCTCGCGCGGCTCGGCGCCGCTCACGGTGGGGTCCTCCATCAGCTCGCCGCGGCGAAGCTCGTTCAGGTGGCGGGCCATCTTGGCCGCCACCAGCACGCCCAGGTACTTGCTGCCGGTGTGTCGGGCCGCCTGGCCCGGAGTCACAACCCTCATCGCATTCCTCCCTGTCGTAGACGTTCCACGGGCCCGTCCGGGCCCAGCTCACGCTCGATCTCCGCGCACAGCCGGTCGATCCGGCCGGCCAGCCCCGCGGCCACACGCGGCGGCCCCGCGCGTCCGCGCAGCACCGCCTCCAGCTCCGTCACCGCCGTTTCCAGCCGGTCGTTCACCACCACGTAGTCGAACTCGGGCGCGGCGCGCAGCTCGTCTTCCGCATTCCGCAGCCGGCGCTCCAGCACGTCGGCGCTCTCCGTCCCCCGCCCGGAAAGCCGCTTCACCAGCGCGGCGCCGGTGGGCGGGAGGACGAACACGTGCACCGCCTCGGGAAGCGCCGCGCGGATCTGCCGCGCGCCCTGCACGTCGATGTCGAGCAGCAGGTGCTGCCCCCGCGCCTGCGCCCGGCGCACGTTGCCCAGCGGGGTGCCGTAGAAGTTGCCGTGCACCGGCGCCCACTCGATCAGCTCGCCCGCGTCGCGCATGCGCAGGAACTCGTCGCGGCCCACGAAGTGGTACTCGCGCCCGTCGCGCTCTCCCGGCCGCGGCGCCCGCGTGGTCGCGGAGATGGAGAACTCGACGTCGGGGTTCCGCTTCCTCAGCAGCCGCGCCAGCGTGCTCTTCCCCGCCCCGCTGGGCGCCGAGACGACGAGCGGGAAGGGGGCCTCCGCGCCGGTCACTCCACGTTCTCCACCTGCTCGCGGAGGCGCTCCACCTCTTCCTTGATGGCCACCACGCGGTGCGCGATCCCCGCGTGGTTGGCCTTGGAGCCGATGGTGTTGGCCTCGCGGTGCATCTCCTGCACGAGAAAGCCCAGCCGCTTCCCCACGGGCTCGGCACTGTCGGCGTCCAGCAGCTCGCGGAAGGCGGCGTTGTGGGCGCGGAAGCGCACCAGCTCCTCGTTGATGTCCAGCCGCTCGGCGGTGTACACCAGCTCCTGCGCCAGCCGCGCCTCGTCCACCGCCACGCCGCCGGCCAGCTCGTGGATGGCGGCGCGCAGCCGGTCGCGCTCGGCCGCCAGCCGCTCGGGCGCCAGCGCGGCGATCTGGTCCAGCCCGGCCTCCATCGCGGCCACGCGGCCCTCCAGGTCGTCGTGCAGCCGGCGACCCTCGCCCTCGCGCATGCGGACGTTGGCCTGCGCCGCCTCGTCCACGGCGGCGCGCAGGTCGTCGGACTCCACCTCGAAGTCCTCGCCCTCGTCGCGGACGAACACGTCGGGGAAGCGCGCCAGCGTGTGCAGGTCGGGGGTGCCGGAGACGCCGAAGCGGTCGGAAAGCTGGTGGAGGAGCGCCAGGTACGACTGCACGCGCTCCTCGTCCAGCTTCAGGCCGCGCGGCTGTCCGGCGGGCGTTTCCAGCCGCACGCTGGCGTTCACGTGCCCGCGCGAGATCCGCTGCCGCAGCCACTCGCGGATCTCCGTCTCCCAGCGCGCCAGCGACTGCGGGAGGCGGAGGTTGGCGTTGAAGTGGCGATGGTTTACGGTGCGGACCTCGACCAGGAGGGTGCCGGCCGGCGTGTCCCTGCGCGCCTCGCCGAACCCCGTCATGCTCCGGATCAAATCCCCTCCCCTGGAATCCCGAACGGTAACGCAGCGCACGGCCACGGTCAACGTCTTGACACCCGCGCCAAGCGTTTGCGAGGCCGCATCTTCCGGCCATCGAGGACGATGCGGGCGCGGCGAGATCAGCGTCCCGGCGACATCTCCCGCGTCGCCTCCCCCGCGACCTCATCATCCCCACTCATCACGCTCCCGGCGACGGAGCGATCCCGCCGCGCCCGCGCCGCCCTCTCCCCGCGCCTGAGAGCGCTCGCCCTCTCCCGTTCCGGGGCCCGTTCCGGGCGAGGGGGCTGTCCGGCACCGGCGCACCCTGCAACTTCCTCGCGCGGATGCTTCGGTGTGGCGGTGATGCCGGCCGAGCTACCTCTCCCGGTACGGGAGAGGTGGACGGCCTGAGCCGGCCGGAGAGGGCGCGATGCGTCGGACGCACTCCGAAGGCTGGCACTCAGCACTCAGCACTCAGCACTCAGCACTCAGCACTCAGCACTTTCGTCAGTTCCGGAAGAACCACCGCACGCCGTACAGCGCCCGCCCGCCGGGGATCTGCGTGTTCGCGACGTCGTACGGGCCGCGGCGGTTGAAGGCGTTTTCGTAGCGCCAGAAGATGCGGATGTCGATGATCCGGA from Longimicrobium sp. encodes:
- a CDS encoding uracil-DNA glycosylase; amino-acid sequence: MSDARDLLRSYLRQRAELGDDELVLDRHSAGELREMLRTGAGDGGRGTGGGVPAAARPGARPDAPAAIPPRDPRPADAQVHVRAGAQPPGETPMRPARDAPSRGVSAEEIAALPVLGAVREVSLGCPRCRLAETRTRVVFGEGSETAQLMAVGEAPGENEDRQGRPFVGKAGKLLDLLLMTAGFEREAVYICNTLKCRPPGNRNPLPDEVEACSPYLLKQVELVAPRVIVAFGTFAAQTLLGTDLSIGRLRGKLHQYRGIPVVPTYHPAALLRNAGWVRAVWEDLQRARAVLDRPS
- the coaBC gene encoding bifunctional phosphopantothenoylcysteine decarboxylase/phosphopantothenate--cysteine ligase CoaBC; amino-acid sequence: MAGRREPRRPFAGRRVLLGVTGGIAAYKAVQLARDLALAGAAVDVVLTAGAREFVRPLTFEALTGRAAHTSLYPDGDPNLHIRLAREADLVLVAPATANFLARGAHGMADDLLTAILLATPAPVVLCPAMNDRMYAHRATQDNLLRLREIGYTLAGPATGPLAWGEGEGPGRMLEPDEILAHAGRALESPSLDGVRIVVTAGPTREPIDPVRYVGNRSSGRMGYEIAAAAWRRGADVHLVSGPSHLLAPVGPVVTRVETAEEMRGAVAAHLPNADALVMAAAVADFRPSDPAGEKIKKESGGVPVIELERTPDVLRETRDLRPAGAVVVGFALETQDVVANGRRKLERKGLDLLVVNDAREPGAGFEVVTNRVTFLEPGRDDESLPLMSKGEVADRILDRVEAILQAKRAR
- the rpoZ gene encoding DNA-directed RNA polymerase subunit omega; its protein translation is MRVVTPGQAARHTGSKYLGVLVAAKMARHLNELRRGELMEDPTVSGAEPREKLTTVALEQVRAGTTEHRLVKRRRPDSL
- the gmk gene encoding guanylate kinase — translated: MTGAEAPFPLVVSAPSGAGKSTLARLLRKRNPDVEFSISATTRAPRPGERDGREYHFVGRDEFLRMRDAGELIEWAPVHGNFYGTPLGNVRRAQARGQHLLLDIDVQGARQIRAALPEAVHVFVLPPTGAALVKRLSGRGTESADVLERRLRNAEDELRAAPEFDYVVVNDRLETAVTELEAVLRGRAGPPRVAAGLAGRIDRLCAEIERELGPDGPVERLRQGGMR
- a CDS encoding YicC/YloC family endoribonuclease encodes the protein MTGFGEARRDTPAGTLLVEVRTVNHRHFNANLRLPQSLARWETEIREWLRQRISRGHVNASVRLETPAGQPRGLKLDEERVQSYLALLHQLSDRFGVSGTPDLHTLARFPDVFVRDEGEDFEVESDDLRAAVDEAAQANVRMREGEGRRLHDDLEGRVAAMEAGLDQIAALAPERLAAERDRLRAAIHELAGGVAVDEARLAQELVYTAERLDINEELVRFRAHNAAFRELLDADSAEPVGKRLGFLVQEMHREANTIGSKANHAGIAHRVVAIKEEVERLREQVENVE